In Neofelis nebulosa isolate mNeoNeb1 chromosome 10, mNeoNeb1.pri, whole genome shotgun sequence, one DNA window encodes the following:
- the SCT gene encoding secretin, translated as MRPLLLLLLPPLLLPGSAARPAPPRAPRHSDGTFTSELSRLRESARLQRLLQGLVGKRSELDTQNGTSWTKSSEGRFCLQWPHSPALQAWMPLREPLDEAWSPQLPPGPGSGAAFSQPAVPPAEMSRMRP; from the exons ATGCggcccctgctgctgctgctgctgccgccgctgctgctgccgGGCTCCGCcgcgcgccccgcgccccccAG ggccccgcGCCACTCGGATGGGACGTTCACCAGCGAGCTCAGCCGCCTGCGGGAGAGCGCGCGTCTGCAGCGACTGCTGCAGGGCCTGGTGGGGAAGCGCAG CGAGCTGGACACACAGAACGGCACGAGCTGGACCAAGTCGTCTGAGGGCCGCTTCTGCCTGCAGTGGCCCCACTCGCCCGCCCTGCAGGCCTG GATGCCCCTGAGGGAACCCCTGGATGAGGCCTGGTCTCCCCAGCTGCCTCCTGGACCCGGGTCTGGGGCCGCATTTTCACAGCCGGCGGTGCCTCCTGCTGAGATGTCACGGATGAGGCCCTGA